From Salipiger profundus, a single genomic window includes:
- the tnpB gene encoding IS66 family insertion sequence element accessory protein TnpB (TnpB, as the term is used for proteins encoded by IS66 family insertion elements, is considered an accessory protein, since TnpC, encoded by a neighboring gene, is a DDE family transposase.), which translates to MIGPGTGVRVYLACGATDMRKGIAGLSALAQDVLRQKPTSGAVFAFRGRKGDRLKLLYWDGQGFCLYYKVLERGRFPWPNTEAGVARLTSAQLAMLWEGIDWRRPDWGAPPARVG; encoded by the coding sequence ATGATCGGTCCGGGCACCGGCGTTCGCGTCTACTTGGCATGCGGCGCAACGGACATGCGGAAGGGAATTGCCGGCCTTTCGGCCCTGGCTCAGGACGTGTTGCGCCAGAAGCCAACCAGCGGTGCGGTTTTTGCCTTCCGGGGGCGCAAGGGTGATCGTCTGAAGCTGCTCTACTGGGATGGCCAAGGCTTCTGCCTCTACTACAAGGTTCTCGAGCGCGGGCGCTTTCCCTGGCCGAACACCGAAGCCGGGGTAGCGCGGCTGACCTCCGCCCAGCTGGCGATGCTGTGGGAGGGGATAGACTGGCGGCGACCGGACTGGGGCGCACCGCCCGCGCGAGTCGGGTAG
- the tnpA gene encoding IS66-like element accessory protein TnpA, with protein sequence MLGEVLGVERRRRWSDDEKLEIVLEVGVGGASVTQVAQRHELTRSQIYGWRRDLKKKGLWSPDRGAVFLPVDFGPHSEPAQSPAPSRPVLVELRLSNGRCLRFDSSMDGEALTRLIRAVEAA encoded by the coding sequence ATGCTGGGCGAGGTTCTGGGCGTTGAGCGGCGCCGGCGGTGGAGTGATGACGAGAAGCTCGAGATCGTGCTCGAGGTGGGTGTTGGCGGGGCCTCGGTCACGCAGGTTGCCCAACGGCACGAGCTTACGCGGTCGCAGATCTATGGCTGGCGTCGTGACCTGAAGAAGAAGGGGCTTTGGTCGCCGGATCGGGGCGCGGTTTTTCTGCCGGTCGATTTCGGGCCGCATTCCGAACCCGCACAATCCCCTGCACCCTCTCGGCCTGTTCTTGTGGAACTGCGGCTTTCCAATGGTCGTTGCCTTCGTTTTGACAGCAGCATGGATGGCGAGGCGCTGACCCGGCTGATCCGTGCGGTGGAAGCGGCATGA
- a CDS encoding tyrosine-type recombinase/integrase, producing the protein MNKANPFPNLMRAFFYEWLVEQRNASVHTVRSYRDTWRLFLRFTAQRTKKTVAMITLADLTARDVAAFLRHTEQERGGTIGTRNCRLAAIRSFFNFVATRDPASVAQCAEILNIPVKRAPVSEPCYLEPAEVAAILAQPDRSTLEGMRDHTLLSFLYNSGARIQEALDLCPDMIRFESPSCVRLTGKGRKERICPLWPETVLLLKTLLERKPRAPDQRLFVNRYGEPLSASGVRFKLAGYVKAAAGTEPLLHTKHVTPHSFRHATAVHLVSAGVDVTVIRSWLGHVSLDTTNHYAKANLETKRKALDQVSLPATTVQPPSWKRDASLLAWLDTL; encoded by the coding sequence ATGAACAAGGCGAACCCGTTCCCGAACCTGATGCGCGCGTTCTTCTATGAGTGGCTTGTTGAGCAGCGGAACGCCTCCGTCCATACGGTCCGATCCTACCGCGACACCTGGCGGCTGTTCCTGCGGTTCACTGCGCAGCGCACCAAAAAGACGGTTGCGATGATCACGCTGGCCGATCTGACTGCCCGCGACGTTGCTGCGTTCCTGAGGCACACTGAACAGGAGCGCGGCGGCACAATCGGCACGCGCAACTGCCGGCTTGCCGCGATCCGCAGCTTCTTCAACTTCGTGGCGACCAGAGATCCAGCATCGGTCGCTCAATGCGCGGAAATCCTCAACATCCCGGTCAAGCGAGCACCGGTATCGGAACCCTGTTATCTGGAACCGGCGGAAGTGGCAGCGATCCTTGCCCAGCCAGACCGCTCGACCCTCGAAGGCATGCGCGATCACACGCTGCTCTCGTTCCTTTACAACAGCGGCGCACGAATACAGGAAGCGCTCGACCTGTGCCCCGATATGATCCGGTTCGAGAGCCCAAGTTGCGTGCGGCTGACAGGCAAGGGCCGCAAGGAACGCATCTGTCCGCTCTGGCCAGAAACCGTGCTGCTGTTGAAAACGCTATTGGAACGAAAACCGCGAGCACCGGACCAGCGGCTGTTCGTGAACCGCTATGGTGAGCCGCTCAGTGCCTCGGGCGTCCGGTTCAAGCTTGCGGGCTATGTGAAAGCGGCGGCCGGAACCGAGCCATTGCTGCACACCAAACATGTGACGCCGCACAGCTTCCGCCACGCCACCGCCGTGCATCTTGTCTCGGCCGGTGTCGACGTCACGGTCATCCGCAGCTGGCTTGGCCACGTGAGCCTCGACACCACCAACCATTACGCGAAGGCGAACCTGGAAACGAAACGAAAGGCACTGGACCAAGTCAGCCTGCCGGCAACGACAGTTCAACCGCCGTCATGGAAACGGGATGCGAGCCTGCTCGCCTGGCTCGACACGCTCTGA
- a CDS encoding tyrosine-type recombinase/integrase: MTARWPDPDRTIIDHHLTGLGLRSMKSRTCYRQVLHGFQDVAEHHSELGQDVLVAWLRVSAECWAATTLLHRTRIVDRFLDHLLITEAIERNPVTTLREACSIKQCMPVWRALASHDPEKALAELRRPRPFGSVLGEVLAEHVALMRNRGYKYTSQSARLLRFDQFLQLNPALQEQPVGVMLTHWAAAKSTRNHAVECENLRRTLTKIFRHRDPSIPSRRPDPRPQKDVVKQWRKPHIYSPADIRRMLDVARSFPSPRSPLRPLTIYTMLVLAYCAGLRRGELARLDLGDINLQSGTITVRQTKFFKTRILPLPASVVVELRAYIKARRRAGASQDPCAGLFWHEQGRTRRYTPEMITWLLTNVTRRAGFKPLQGRTGPRVHDLRHSMVVNRILEWYKAGINPQDRLPFLATYLGHRDINSTLVYITVTQDLLHHASERFRAVGAPCLDLGQGVRS; encoded by the coding sequence ATGACCGCTCGCTGGCCCGATCCCGATCGCACGATCATTGACCACCATCTCACCGGCCTTGGTCTGCGCAGCATGAAAAGTCGAACCTGCTACCGGCAGGTCTTGCACGGCTTCCAGGACGTCGCCGAGCATCACAGCGAACTTGGTCAGGATGTGCTGGTCGCGTGGCTGCGGGTATCGGCTGAATGCTGGGCAGCGACTACGCTGCTGCACCGCACCCGCATCGTTGACAGGTTCCTCGATCACCTTCTGATTACCGAGGCGATCGAGCGCAATCCCGTCACCACCCTGCGCGAAGCATGCAGTATCAAGCAGTGCATGCCAGTCTGGCGCGCTCTGGCATCGCACGATCCGGAAAAGGCCCTTGCCGAGTTGCGTCGGCCCCGGCCGTTCGGCAGCGTGCTGGGAGAGGTTTTGGCTGAGCACGTCGCGCTGATGCGGAACCGGGGGTACAAATACACTTCGCAGTCTGCCCGGTTGTTGAGATTTGACCAGTTCCTGCAGCTGAACCCGGCGCTCCAGGAGCAGCCGGTCGGGGTGATGCTCACACACTGGGCGGCGGCGAAATCCACGCGCAATCACGCCGTCGAATGTGAAAATCTCAGGCGCACCCTGACGAAAATCTTCCGTCACCGGGACCCATCGATCCCATCACGCAGGCCGGACCCGCGACCGCAGAAGGACGTGGTCAAGCAATGGCGCAAGCCCCACATCTACTCGCCTGCCGATATACGACGGATGCTCGACGTCGCTCGTTCCTTCCCCTCACCACGGTCACCACTTCGCCCGCTGACGATCTACACCATGCTGGTGCTGGCCTATTGTGCAGGCTTGCGGCGGGGCGAGCTTGCCCGTCTCGATCTTGGCGACATCAATCTCCAGAGCGGTACGATCACGGTTCGCCAAACGAAGTTCTTCAAAACCAGGATCCTGCCGCTGCCCGCCAGCGTGGTGGTCGAGCTTCGAGCCTATATCAAAGCCCGGCGCCGTGCCGGCGCATCGCAGGATCCATGTGCCGGTCTGTTCTGGCACGAGCAGGGCCGCACCCGCCGCTACACGCCGGAAATGATCACCTGGCTGCTCACTAACGTCACACGGCGCGCCGGGTTCAAGCCACTGCAAGGGCGAACCGGGCCGCGCGTTCACGATCTGCGCCACTCGATGGTCGTGAACCGCATCTTGGAATGGTACAAAGCGGGCATCAATCCGCAGGACCGGCTGCCGTTCCTCGCGACTTACCTCGGGCATCGGGATATCAATTCCACCCTGGTCTACATCACCGTCACGCAGGATCTTCTGCATCACGCCAGCGAACGGTTCAGAGCCGTGGGAGCACCATGCCTCGACCTTGGGCAGGGGGTGAGGTCATGA
- a CDS encoding site-specific integrase, with product MTKADRQVITELETVLTSQGYSPVVVRNYCAYARGFLDHLAQRNIPVADVTEAQVEQYLREAVALFQRRHGRLPGPRWHQIPCAGIHALLRLVQGRWPPATNAACAADALRFAICNEYEAWLLDERGLARPSIHALLWEARHFLAWHLERCGAEGLMDLSIDDTDRYMDLRALKLTRSSLKSVAERLRSLLRHLYRAGHIATDLSPHIIAPLLYAYEGVPSILERDQIAAVLESARADRTPAGLRDYAILQLLATYGLRSGEIRNLRIEDIDWRSETIRVRHSKTGACSFLPLMVPAGEAVLTYLRSGRPATAAREVFIRTRAPYRKLEKLYSLVRRRLCDAGIKPPGKCGPHIFRHARAVEMLRTSVPQKVIGDLLGHRSTASTAPYLKLATEDLRAIALDVPGAEGLA from the coding sequence ATGACAAAAGCCGATCGCCAAGTAATCACCGAACTCGAAACCGTACTGACCAGCCAAGGATACAGCCCGGTGGTGGTCAGGAATTACTGCGCCTACGCGCGCGGCTTTCTTGACCATCTTGCGCAGCGGAACATCCCGGTCGCAGATGTAACCGAAGCCCAAGTGGAGCAATACCTGCGCGAAGCGGTCGCGCTGTTCCAGCGCCGTCACGGCCGCCTTCCTGGTCCGCGCTGGCACCAAATTCCCTGCGCGGGTATTCACGCGCTGCTGCGGCTTGTGCAGGGCCGATGGCCACCGGCTACAAATGCGGCCTGTGCGGCCGACGCGTTGCGATTTGCGATCTGTAACGAGTACGAGGCCTGGCTTCTCGATGAGCGTGGCCTTGCCCGGCCCAGCATCCATGCGCTCCTGTGGGAAGCCCGACACTTCCTGGCCTGGCACCTCGAACGATGCGGTGCCGAAGGTCTGATGGATCTAAGTATCGACGACACCGACCGCTATATGGACCTGCGTGCATTGAAGCTGACGCGCAGCTCGCTGAAATCTGTTGCGGAGCGGCTTCGTTCGCTGCTGCGTCACCTCTATAGGGCGGGCCACATTGCGACCGACCTGTCGCCGCACATCATCGCGCCGTTGCTCTACGCCTATGAAGGTGTACCCTCGATCCTGGAACGGGACCAGATCGCCGCGGTACTGGAAAGCGCGAGGGCGGACAGGACACCGGCGGGGCTGCGGGACTACGCAATCTTGCAACTCCTTGCAACCTATGGGCTGCGGTCTGGAGAAATCCGCAATCTGCGGATTGAGGACATCGACTGGCGGAGCGAAACCATCCGTGTCCGTCACAGCAAAACGGGAGCCTGCTCGTTCCTGCCCCTGATGGTGCCTGCGGGCGAGGCCGTTCTCACCTATCTGCGTTCCGGACGGCCAGCGACCGCTGCCAGGGAAGTCTTCATCCGCACGCGCGCGCCCTATCGCAAGCTCGAGAAGCTATACAGTCTGGTTCGACGGCGGCTCTGCGATGCCGGCATCAAGCCGCCAGGCAAATGCGGGCCGCATATCTTCCGCCATGCGCGTGCGGTCGAGATGCTGCGCACGTCAGTTCCGCAAAAAGTCATCGGCGACCTTTTGGGGCATCGCTCAACCGCGTCGACGGCCCCCTACCTCAAGCTTGCCACCGAGGATCTCAGGGCCATTGCGCTTGATGTGCCGGGTGCGGAGGGGCTGGCATGA
- a CDS encoding DUF6998 domain-containing protein — MLTLIVENQAHRTLAHFGGKLVRCLAHDAPPYSGVGASDKPGAVQAASRAAYIAGIEAGISPQELRAHTGVIGEAFVADYLGVKLTSKNNERGFDLLDSDGLRVSVKTITTSTGVDFNEATINLVDRVIVVWIDTAEDQLAVEVVFDASTEQLMQLAKPPYRGKRRLMRNAMTFPTRISTTDRFDVGTVVDTYQHGNVLIRRHATGSFTALVNGAPQPARQLLLAMRDEMGLPDKATNTTRSLGAQVFGHLRGESFSEPFSSGEDE; from the coding sequence ATGCTGACCCTCATTGTCGAGAACCAGGCGCACCGCACGCTCGCGCACTTCGGGGGAAAACTTGTTCGTTGTCTTGCTCATGATGCTCCACCTTACTCAGGAGTTGGAGCCTCCGACAAACCCGGAGCGGTTCAAGCTGCCAGCCGTGCGGCCTACATCGCGGGGATTGAGGCGGGGATTTCTCCCCAGGAGCTTCGAGCTCATACAGGGGTGATCGGCGAGGCATTCGTAGCGGATTATCTAGGAGTGAAGCTTACCTCAAAGAATAATGAGCGTGGTTTCGATCTGCTCGACTCAGACGGCCTCCGGGTTTCAGTGAAAACCATCACAACTTCGACCGGGGTTGACTTCAATGAGGCGACGATCAATTTGGTTGACCGCGTGATCGTGGTCTGGATTGACACTGCGGAAGATCAACTGGCGGTCGAAGTCGTGTTCGATGCGAGCACCGAGCAACTGATGCAACTAGCAAAACCTCCGTATCGAGGGAAAAGACGCCTCATGCGCAACGCGATGACGTTTCCTACGCGCATCTCAACTACTGACCGGTTCGACGTCGGCACCGTGGTAGACACCTATCAACATGGCAATGTGCTGATCCGTCGTCACGCGACGGGATCCTTCACAGCCTTAGTGAACGGCGCCCCACAGCCAGCGCGCCAGTTGCTACTCGCAATGCGTGATGAGATGGGACTGCCGGACAAAGCAACAAATACAACCCGCAGCCTTGGAGCTCAGGTGTTCGGCCACCTGAGAGGCGAGAGCTTTTCGGAACCTTTTTCAAGCGGCGAGGATGAATGA
- a CDS encoding IS3 family transposase (programmed frameshift): MSKTTNKFSPEVRERAVRLVLDNEGQHGSRWQAVMSISAKIGCAPQTLNEWVKKTEVDSGKRAGIPTDMAEKMKALERENRELRQANEILRKASAYFCDGGARPPVEVMVEFIDDQRGEHGVEPICKVLPIAPSTYYDHLAKRADPARLSDRARRDAVLRPEIERIFEENWRVYGVRKVWHQLDREGFTVARCTVARLMKGMGIQGIIRGKPHKTTTPDKKAPCPLDKVNRQFRVPAPNMLWVSDFTYVATWRGFVYVAFVIDAYARRIVGWRASQTAHAGFVLDAFEQAVHDRCPVKGAGLVHHSDRGSQYLSIKYTERLGEAGIEPSVGSVGDSYDNALAETINGLFKAEVIHRRGPWRNFEAVEYATLEWVDWFNNRRLLEPIGNIPPAEAEANFYAALETEDMAA, translated from the exons ATGAGCAAGACAACGAACAAGTTTTCCCCCGAAGTGCGCGAGCGTGCGGTGCGCCTGGTTCTCGACAATGAGGGTCAGCATGGATCGCGCTGGCAGGCCGTCATGTCGATTTCCGCGAAGATCGGCTGTGCGCCACAGACCCTGAACGAGTGGGTCAAGAAGACCGAGGTCGACAGCGGCAAGCGGGCTGGTATCCCGACCGACATGGCCGAGAAGATGAAGGCGCTGGAACGGGAGAACCGGGAGCTGCGTCAGGCAAACGAGATCCTGCGCAAGGCGAGCGCATATT TTTGCGATGGCGGAGCTCGACCGCCGGTCGAAGTGATGGTCGAGTTCATCGACGATCAGCGAGGGGAGCACGGGGTCGAGCCGATCTGCAAGGTTCTGCCGATCGCCCCATCCACCTACTACGATCACCTGGCGAAGCGGGCCGATCCGGCCCGATTGTCAGATCGAGCCCGGCGCGACGCAGTCCTGCGGCCCGAGATCGAGCGCATCTTCGAGGAGAACTGGCGTGTCTACGGCGTGCGTAAGGTCTGGCATCAACTGGATCGGGAGGGTTTCACCGTCGCCCGTTGCACCGTGGCTCGGCTGATGAAGGGCATGGGTATTCAAGGCATCATCCGGGGCAAGCCGCACAAGACGACCACCCCCGACAAGAAGGCCCCGTGCCCGCTGGACAAGGTGAATCGGCAGTTCCGCGTGCCCGCGCCGAACATGCTCTGGGTCAGTGATTTCACTTACGTCGCCACCTGGCGAGGGTTCGTCTATGTCGCCTTCGTCATCGATGCTTACGCTCGCCGGATCGTCGGCTGGCGGGCGAGCCAAACAGCGCATGCAGGCTTCGTGCTCGATGCCTTCGAACAGGCTGTCCACGATCGCTGCCCGGTTAAGGGCGCGGGGCTCGTCCACCATTCCGACCGCGGGTCGCAATACCTGTCGATCAAATACACTGAGAGGCTCGGCGAGGCCGGCATCGAACCTTCCGTGGGCAGCGTCGGCGACAGCTACGACAACGCGTTGGCGGAAACGATCAACGGTCTCTTCAAGGCCGAGGTGATCCATCGCCGCGGCCCGTGGCGCAACTTCGAGGCCGTCGAATATGCCACCCTCGAATGGGTCGACTGGTTCAACAACCGCCGCTTGCTCGAGCCGATCGGGAACATCCCTCCGGCGGAAGCAGAGGCAAACTTCTACGCCGCTCTGGAAACGGAAGACATGGCAGCGTAA
- a CDS encoding TniQ family protein has protein sequence MGRLVQQPPLARADREHPSGGSRGKLLRRSGNGRHGSVTNRNQPPANLARFSDRQYALRGERFAAEFLTGPVTRFCPSCLAEDAAGAARPATKWRHRLIWSLSVVRVCPVHQIPLLSHRSGKWDDGAHELQALPWEKDALAVGPNASLRPSPLQDYVVARLAGASGPAWLDGQGIEQGVRATEMLGAVIAFGAGQKASNMTESMWDEAGRAGWAVMSEGEAAIRTTFMDLLKRSETNPGSMHPKTAYGMLYAWMSASRLTKDPGAIRPLLREHLLDTVPLTKGQILLGSPVEAPRVSSVAKIAAGELVHPMTLRNLLADQGLISASDREAPCGHIFLRYDEARASIRMLKHAVPVSRLPEILGASRPMVAALLEIGALTRLTEVEAASSKMSKAVDGLEMAAFLEGMKVRLPEVAEKPTTMVTLAKAAEKGRVKMSVILSMLLQGRLLRACRLAGAAGLGAVLVDPQEIKSKLALPRPGMSGELALIILGFDPSRGRRVFCHPEAAPLIASEPSGEDVWVSPTALENFRQKYVTKKRLPLVMGVRPLAIEKLLRERGVKPIWDPREFGAAIYEKAGLPKV, from the coding sequence ATGGGTCGACTGGTTCAACAACCGCCGCTTGCTCGAGCCGATCGGGAACATCCCTCCGGCGGAAGCAGAGGCAAACTTCTACGCCGCTCTGGAAACGGAAGACATGGCAGCGTAACTAACCGAAATCAGCCTCCGGCAAACCTGGCGCGGTTCAGTGATCGGCAATATGCCCTCCGCGGTGAGCGCTTCGCTGCGGAGTTCCTGACTGGGCCCGTCACCCGCTTCTGCCCCTCCTGCCTGGCCGAGGATGCCGCGGGTGCTGCGCGTCCCGCCACCAAGTGGCGGCACCGTTTGATCTGGTCACTGTCCGTGGTCAGGGTGTGTCCCGTGCATCAGATCCCGTTGCTCAGCCACCGCAGCGGGAAATGGGACGACGGTGCGCATGAACTTCAGGCGTTGCCTTGGGAGAAAGATGCGCTGGCGGTCGGACCCAACGCCTCGCTGCGGCCTTCGCCGCTGCAGGACTATGTCGTCGCGAGGCTGGCGGGCGCTTCCGGCCCCGCATGGCTTGATGGCCAGGGGATCGAGCAGGGCGTCCGTGCCACCGAAATGCTGGGTGCAGTCATCGCGTTCGGAGCTGGGCAGAAGGCCTCCAACATGACCGAGAGCATGTGGGATGAAGCCGGCCGCGCGGGGTGGGCGGTGATGAGCGAGGGGGAGGCGGCGATCCGTACCACCTTTATGGATCTGTTGAAGCGTTCCGAGACCAATCCCGGCTCCATGCATCCCAAGACTGCTTATGGCATGCTCTATGCTTGGATGTCCGCATCGCGGCTGACCAAGGATCCCGGGGCCATCCGCCCTCTTCTGCGGGAGCACCTCCTCGACACGGTGCCCCTGACGAAAGGGCAGATCCTCTTGGGCAGCCCTGTTGAGGCCCCCCGTGTCAGCAGTGTGGCCAAGATCGCGGCCGGAGAACTCGTACATCCGATGACGCTCCGGAACCTGCTCGCCGATCAAGGGCTCATTTCCGCCTCTGACCGTGAGGCCCCGTGCGGTCATATCTTCCTGCGCTACGACGAAGCGCGCGCGTCCATTCGGATGCTGAAGCATGCCGTGCCGGTCAGCCGCTTGCCGGAGATTCTGGGAGCATCACGCCCTATGGTCGCAGCCCTTCTTGAAATCGGTGCGCTCACGCGGCTTACGGAGGTCGAGGCGGCTTCCAGCAAAATGAGCAAGGCAGTCGATGGGCTGGAAATGGCGGCTTTCCTTGAGGGGATGAAGGTGCGCCTTCCCGAAGTCGCGGAGAAGCCGACGACCATGGTGACGCTCGCCAAGGCTGCAGAGAAGGGCAGGGTGAAGATGTCCGTCATTCTATCGATGTTGCTGCAGGGGCGCTTGCTGCGTGCATGCCGTTTGGCCGGTGCTGCTGGCCTGGGGGCCGTTCTCGTGGACCCTCAGGAGATCAAGTCGAAGCTTGCGCTTCCCCGTCCTGGGATGAGCGGGGAGTTGGCGCTCATCATTCTCGGGTTCGATCCCTCCCGAGGCCGTCGCGTGTTCTGCCATCCCGAAGCGGCACCGCTGATCGCATCCGAGCCTTCCGGCGAGGACGTCTGGGTTTCGCCCACGGCGCTCGAGAACTTCCGGCAGAAATACGTGACCAAGAAGAGGCTGCCTCTGGTCATGGGTGTGAGACCGCTCGCCATCGAGAAGTTGCTTCGGGAACGTGGGGTCAAGCCGATCTGGGACCCAAGGGAGTTCGGTGCTGCCATCTATGAGAAGGCAGGCCTGCCCAAGGTTTGA
- a CDS encoding ComEC/Rec2 family competence protein, with protein MADFYEIDFLPVGNTKSGDAICLRYEINGHYYVHVVDGGYAEEGQKLLNHLSTYYGSTSVDHVVATHPDGDHAMGLRTVLEEANVGMLWINRPWAYAEELLPYFAKYTNAENLAKALKSVFPNLAKLEEIATNRGIPIADAFQGAKIGAFTVLAPSREAFFSYVVEDDKTPKAAPATATHGSVFDAAVRKIAEGVRLIMAAWGAEKFPAEDTSPRNNMSIVQFADFSGRRVVLTADAGRAALDEAANFVRVAGLPLPADQNSLMQVPHHGSRHNVSTETLDRWLGEVGEEHQETRSYAIVSAGKDDLDHPRQVVVRAFIHRGAEVSQTKGKTLCFSGGAAPGRKGWGPTTPLSYPTSYEE; from the coding sequence ATGGCTGACTTCTACGAGATCGATTTTCTTCCTGTTGGGAACACAAAGAGCGGCGATGCAATTTGCCTTCGCTATGAGATTAATGGCCATTACTATGTTCATGTGGTCGACGGGGGCTATGCGGAAGAAGGGCAGAAACTACTCAATCATCTGTCTACCTATTATGGGAGCACGTCAGTTGATCATGTCGTGGCAACCCATCCCGATGGTGACCACGCGATGGGTCTTAGGACGGTGCTAGAGGAAGCAAATGTCGGTATGCTTTGGATAAACCGGCCTTGGGCATATGCTGAAGAACTGCTCCCTTACTTCGCGAAGTATACCAACGCTGAGAACCTCGCGAAGGCGCTCAAAAGCGTGTTTCCTAACCTCGCCAAGCTTGAGGAGATTGCGACCAACCGAGGCATACCAATCGCGGACGCGTTCCAAGGTGCTAAGATTGGTGCATTCACTGTCCTCGCGCCGTCTCGTGAGGCGTTCTTCAGCTACGTTGTTGAAGATGATAAAACACCAAAGGCCGCCCCAGCGACGGCGACTCATGGTAGCGTGTTCGATGCCGCAGTCCGGAAGATCGCTGAAGGCGTGCGGCTGATTATGGCAGCATGGGGCGCAGAGAAATTCCCCGCTGAAGATACCTCACCACGCAACAACATGAGCATAGTGCAGTTTGCGGACTTTTCAGGAAGGCGGGTGGTTCTGACAGCGGATGCCGGTCGTGCCGCGCTTGATGAAGCAGCAAACTTCGTTCGCGTCGCTGGACTCCCCCTTCCCGCCGACCAAAACAGTCTAATGCAGGTGCCTCATCACGGTTCTCGTCATAATGTCTCCACCGAAACCTTGGATCGATGGCTTGGGGAAGTCGGCGAAGAGCATCAGGAAACACGTTCGTATGCCATTGTCAGTGCGGGCAAAGATGATCTGGACCACCCACGTCAGGTGGTCGTTCGCGCATTCATACACCGGGGGGCTGAAGTCAGCCAGACAAAGGGTAAGACATTGTGCTTCTCCGGTGGGGCAGCGCCGGGTCGCAAGGGATGGGGGCCCACGACCCCGCTTAGCTACCCTACCAGCTACGAGGAATAG
- a CDS encoding DUF4236 domain-containing protein: protein MPFYIRDSITLGPFRINLSKSGQGFSAGVKGFRVGTGPKGHYIHAGMNGIYYRKTLGTLGRRPKRPGSEKQGDYASELAKIAPDEKLPTYMTEDGVMMRRIISAEADVLVSETHSEALNSLNRAREKPSYTLILCGAAALGLVFTLISQNSAAMMACAALFGIAYAVGHMLDIPRRNVVFAYNLEPAAEERYKALIGAIDRIAGASKLWYVKASGDITTLHAWKKNAGATSLVDTTETSVSYALPPGIASNVTPPMILIDGKKCYFFPDCILIEENMRFGAVRYETLRTAIRDQRMIVEAAPSDAKVVGQTWKYVNKNGSPDRRFKDNRQLPICLFQEIAMISEGGFKALLQVSKQGISSDYGKAMTELGRLTKELKDAEPLLIAQET from the coding sequence ATGCCGTTTTACATCAGGGATTCGATTACCCTCGGACCGTTTAGGATCAATCTCTCAAAATCAGGTCAGGGCTTCTCTGCCGGCGTAAAGGGATTCCGGGTCGGGACCGGCCCGAAGGGCCATTACATCCATGCTGGGATGAACGGCATTTACTATCGGAAGACGCTTGGCACCCTTGGCCGAAGGCCTAAACGACCCGGTTCGGAGAAGCAGGGGGATTACGCGTCGGAGCTCGCCAAGATCGCTCCGGACGAGAAGCTGCCAACCTACATGACTGAAGACGGTGTAATGATGCGCCGGATCATCTCCGCTGAGGCGGATGTGCTTGTTTCCGAAACGCACTCAGAAGCGCTGAATAGCCTGAATCGGGCGCGCGAGAAGCCTTCCTATACGCTCATACTGTGCGGAGCGGCGGCCTTGGGCCTCGTCTTCACCCTCATCTCGCAGAATTCGGCTGCGATGATGGCGTGCGCGGCGCTCTTCGGGATCGCCTATGCTGTGGGACACATGCTAGACATCCCGCGTCGCAACGTCGTATTCGCCTATAACCTCGAACCCGCCGCCGAAGAGAGATACAAGGCGCTCATTGGAGCTATTGACCGGATCGCTGGAGCTAGCAAGCTCTGGTATGTGAAAGCGAGCGGTGACATTACGACGCTCCATGCGTGGAAGAAGAACGCAGGTGCTACGAGTTTGGTCGACACGACGGAAACCTCCGTATCCTATGCTTTGCCGCCCGGCATCGCGTCGAACGTGACGCCGCCCATGATCCTCATCGACGGAAAGAAGTGCTACTTCTTCCCTGACTGCATTCTAATTGAGGAGAATATGCGCTTCGGAGCGGTTCGCTACGAGACTCTTCGCACAGCCATTCGTGACCAGCGAATGATCGTGGAGGCCGCCCCCTCAGATGCAAAAGTGGTTGGTCAAACCTGGAAATATGTAAATAAGAACGGTAGCCCGGATCGACGCTTCAAAGATAACCGGCAGCTGCCGATTTGCCTCTTCCAAGAGATCGCCATGATCAGCGAAGGTGGTTTCAAGGCGCTGTTGCAAGTCTCCAAACAGGGGATCAGCAGCGACTACGGAAAAGCGATGACGGAGCTCGGCCGGCTCACGAAGGAATTGAAGGACGCCGAACCTCTACTGATCGCACAGGAGACCTGA